The Setaria italica strain Yugu1 chromosome IX, Setaria_italica_v2.0, whole genome shotgun sequence genome has a window encoding:
- the LOC101784691 gene encoding DIMBOA UDP-glucosyltransferase BX9, translated as MTPPPAPTMAAESNANHGGRHRHVLLFPLPYQGHINPMFRLAGVLHARGFAVTVFHTHFNAPDPARHPHYRFVPVPDVVSGPDPVAIEDVVAHIVSIGGACEAAFRDLLAAVLEEYSRDAVACLVADAHLLPIFQAANCLGVPTLALRTSSAVSFACFTAYPMLCEKGYLPVQDSQLDTPVVELPPYRVRDLMDIGKDGHEVLCEMMARAVAAVKGSSGLILNTFDALERRELEGLRQDLAVPVFDIGPLHKFSPAGESSLLRQDRSCLEWLDAWPPASVLYVSFGSLACMSPRDLEETAWGIAGSCVPFLWVVRPGMVRGSAHQELPKGFEAATRGRGMVVGWAPQEELLRHRAVGGFWTHNGWNSTTESVCEGVPMLCRPYFGDQMGNARYVEHVWRVGLELVGELEMGRVEAAIRRLMTGRDGAEMRSRAGQLKKAAEECTGKGGTSCLAIDKLVTHMMSL; from the exons ATgacgccaccaccggcgccaaCCATGGCCGCAGAGAGCAACGCCAACCACGGTGGGCGCCACCGGCACGTGCTCCTGTTCCCGCTCCCGTACCAGGGCCACATCAACCCCATGTTCCggctcgccggcgtcctccaCGCGCGCGGCTTCGCCGTAACCGTCTTCCACACCCACTTCAACGCCCCGGACCCGGCGCGCCACCCGCACTACCGCTTCGTCCCCGTCCCCGACGTCGTGTCCGGCCCCGACCCGGTCGCCATCGAGGACGTCGTAGCGCATATCGTCTCGATCGGTGGCGCGTGCGAGGCCGCCTTCCGggacctcctcgccgccgtcctggagGAGTACTCCAGGGACGCCGTCGCGTGCCTCGTCGCCGATGCGCACCTGCTGCCGATTTTCCAGGCGGCCAATTGCCTCGGCGTACCCACGCTGGCGCTGCGCACCAGCAGCGCGGTCTCCTTCGCGTGCTTCACCGCCTACCCGATGCTATGCGAGAAAGGCTACCTCCCCGTGCAAG ATTCACAGCTCGACACGCCGGTGGTGGAGCTGCCACCGTACCGAGTGCGCGACCTGATGGACATCGGCAAGGACGGCCACGAGGTGCTGTGCGAGATGATGGcgcgcgccgtggcggcggtgaAGGGCTCGTCGGGCCTCATACTCAACACGTTCGACGCGCTCGAGCGCCGCGAGCTGGAGGGCCTCCGGCAGGACCTCGCCGTGCCGGTGTTCGACATCGGCCCGCTGCACAAGTTCTCCCCCGCCGGCGAAAGCAGCCTGCTGCGCCAGGACCGGAGCTGCCTGGAGTGGCTAgacgcgtggccgccggcgtcggtgcTCTACGTGAGCTTCGGCAGCCTGGCCTGCATGAGCCCGCGGGACCTGGAGGAGACGGCGTGGGGCATCGCCGGCAGTTGCGTGCCGTTCCTCTGGGTGGTCCGGCCGGGCATGGTCCGCGGGTCCGCTCACCAAGAGCTTCCCAAGGGGTTCGAGGCCGCGACGCGCGGGCGCGGCATGGTGGTGGGGTGGGCGCCGCAGGAGGAGTTGCTGCGCCACCGCGCCGTGGGCGGGTTCTGGACGCACAACGGGTGGAACTCGACGACGGAGAGCGTCTGCGAGGGGGTGCCGATGCTGTGCCGCCCCTACTTCGGCGACCAGATGGGGAACGCGAGGTACGTGGAGCACGTGTGGAGGGTGGGGTTGGAGCTAGTGGGCGAGCTTGAGATGGGCAGAGTCGAGGCGGCCATCCGCCGGCTCATGACGGGCAGGGATGGCGCCGAGATGAGGTCGAGGGCCGGCCAGCTGAAGAAGGCGGCGGAAGAGTGCACTGGCAAGGGCGGGACTTCGTGCCTGGCCATTGATAAGCTGGTCACGCACATGATGTCCCTGTAA